A window of the Thermogemmatispora onikobensis genome harbors these coding sequences:
- a CDS encoding WD40 repeat domain-containing serine/threonine protein kinase: MDTLIGSVIGGYTIKQLLGSGGMGTVYLAEDPMIGQQVAIKVVRAEASDFLEAEKALERFKQEARAVASLDHLHILPLYRYGEEETELGRRAYMVMQYRPEGSLWDWLRRRAGLASQQSLSRVPQLPPGLPSAWPLTLSEAEDYLQQAASALQYAHDRGIVHRDIKPANFLLRIEGGPRVHLLLSDFGLAKFFSFSSATSHIFGTPLYMAPEQFGGEARPESDQYALAVMLYLLLTGHTPFEGDPAQLMHQHLHREPPPLRSFNPALPEELELVFARALAKDPQERYPSVGAFAAAFAHAAHSRPSPLQPRLGLPTKGGPVGEADAAGTLLLRESPDPALPATRLAAEKIEQLKLPRGGQPLALGGLPGGAPSPQSLQQRQEAASAPTVFAPSTLPASSPTPGSPPPVLPQPLAGASSRKKGQFRLPAPHQPVGPERRPGEKMSRRRVLALMAAGAVGAGIVGTSLYLLLNSRPAQALAVLQGHQDSVTSLAWSPDGAHLVSGSRDQTARLWLASEARPVLTYSLQATPILAVAWSADGTLLASGGENHSVQIWTTSGALQQTFNDLGAPVSALAWTERRDVLLAGTLGNGGHELLLSGQTTRSLLKARIRALALAPGGETLALALDSGLVATLSLSSRRLLQSYHRHRGAALSVAWSPDGTQLASGGADHQVVIWDSVSGVVQEHLTHPAAVNGLAWDPTTPGRLATACSDGRVRVWTLSSNGATVYSGHHGSVTAVAWSQQGLASASTDHTVILWRVTG; encoded by the coding sequence GTGGATACACTGATCGGCTCGGTAATCGGGGGATACACTATCAAGCAGCTTCTCGGCAGCGGCGGCATGGGCACCGTTTACCTGGCCGAGGACCCTATGATTGGCCAGCAGGTCGCGATTAAGGTGGTGCGCGCCGAGGCCAGCGACTTCCTCGAGGCTGAGAAAGCGCTTGAGCGCTTCAAACAGGAAGCGCGCGCTGTGGCGAGCCTGGATCATTTGCATATTCTGCCGCTCTATCGCTATGGAGAGGAAGAGACCGAGCTGGGCCGGCGCGCCTATATGGTGATGCAGTATCGCCCAGAAGGCTCGCTCTGGGACTGGCTGCGTCGCCGGGCAGGTCTGGCCTCCCAGCAGTCGCTCAGCCGCGTTCCTCAGCTGCCACCAGGTCTGCCCTCGGCCTGGCCTTTGACTCTGAGCGAGGCCGAAGACTACCTCCAGCAGGCGGCTTCCGCCCTGCAGTACGCTCATGATCGCGGCATCGTTCACCGCGATATCAAGCCGGCGAATTTCTTGCTGCGAATCGAAGGCGGGCCGCGCGTGCATCTGCTGCTCTCGGACTTCGGCCTGGCCAAGTTTTTTTCTTTTAGCTCGGCCACCAGCCACATTTTTGGAACGCCGCTCTACATGGCCCCCGAGCAGTTCGGCGGCGAAGCGCGCCCCGAAAGCGATCAGTATGCGCTGGCGGTCATGCTCTATTTGCTACTGACCGGGCACACGCCCTTTGAAGGCGATCCGGCCCAGTTGATGCATCAGCATCTGCATCGGGAGCCGCCCCCTCTACGCTCCTTCAACCCGGCTCTGCCAGAAGAGCTGGAGCTGGTTTTCGCACGTGCGCTGGCGAAAGACCCACAGGAGCGCTATCCTTCGGTCGGAGCTTTTGCGGCGGCCTTCGCCCATGCCGCCCATAGCCGTCCTTCGCCGCTGCAGCCGCGCCTGGGGCTGCCGACTAAAGGGGGACCCGTTGGTGAAGCCGATGCCGCCGGTACCTTGCTGCTGCGGGAGTCGCCCGATCCTGCCTTGCCCGCGACCAGACTGGCGGCGGAGAAGATTGAGCAGCTCAAGCTGCCGCGCGGCGGTCAGCCACTGGCGCTGGGTGGCCTTCCGGGAGGCGCTCCGTCGCCTCAGAGCCTGCAACAACGTCAGGAAGCGGCCTCAGCTCCAACCGTTTTCGCTCCTTCGACCTTGCCAGCCTCTTCCCCAACCCCCGGCTCCCCTCCTCCTGTGCTGCCTCAACCGCTGGCAGGTGCATCCTCGCGGAAGAAAGGCCAGTTTCGCCTACCTGCTCCGCACCAGCCGGTTGGGCCAGAGCGGCGGCCTGGCGAGAAGATGAGCAGGCGGCGCGTCCTGGCATTGATGGCCGCTGGAGCGGTTGGCGCGGGCATTGTGGGCACCAGCCTCTATCTTCTACTGAATAGTCGTCCGGCCCAGGCTCTGGCCGTGCTACAGGGACATCAAGACAGCGTCACCAGCCTGGCCTGGTCCCCAGATGGAGCGCACCTCGTCTCGGGATCGCGCGATCAAACGGCGCGTCTCTGGCTGGCGAGCGAGGCCCGCCCAGTGCTGACCTACAGTCTGCAGGCTACCCCCATTCTGGCAGTGGCCTGGAGCGCCGACGGGACGCTGCTGGCCTCGGGCGGCGAGAATCACTCGGTACAGATTTGGACGACGAGCGGGGCCTTACAGCAGACGTTCAATGATCTGGGGGCCCCGGTGAGTGCCCTGGCCTGGACCGAGCGGCGCGATGTTCTCCTGGCCGGCACACTTGGCAATGGTGGTCACGAGCTGCTTTTAAGCGGCCAGACGACGCGCAGCTTGCTGAAGGCCCGTATTCGGGCTTTAGCACTCGCTCCGGGTGGCGAAACCCTGGCGCTGGCGCTCGATAGCGGCCTGGTGGCGACGCTCAGCCTGAGCAGCCGGCGCCTCTTGCAAAGCTACCACCGCCACCGCGGCGCCGCCCTGAGCGTGGCCTGGTCTCCGGACGGCACGCAGCTGGCCTCGGGTGGCGCAGATCACCAGGTGGTGATTTGGGACAGCGTTTCGGGCGTCGTTCAAGAGCACCTGACCCACCCAGCGGCGGTCAATGGGCTGGCCTGGGACCCAACAACGCCAGGCCGCCTGGCTACCGCTTGTAGCGATGGGCGCGTGCGCGTCTGGACGCTCTCCAGCAATGGCGCGACGGTCTACAGCGGCCATCACGGCAGCGTCACCGCTGTGGCCTGGAGCCAGCAGGGGCTGGCCTCCGCTTCCACGGATCACACCGTGATTCTGTGGCGCGTCACAGGCTAG
- a CDS encoding selenium-binding family protein: MSAGEHHEHAHHPAEHEHHEHHEHNGAACGPGYASPEEATRAPREQVLYTIALHVGTGVEAPDYLATIDVDPDSPTYSQVIHRTIMPYVGDELHHFGWNACSSCHGDAHKSRRFLVIPGNRSSRIYIVDTQDERAPRLHNVIEPEEIKAKTNLSAPHTVHCLPDGHVMISMLGDGEGNGPGGFLLLDEEFRIAGRWEQKADAMRFNYDFWYQPRHNVMVSSEWGAPKTYFDGFNLEDVQAGKYGRQIHFWDWQRHEIVQSVDLGEKGLIPLEVRFYHNPDSTHGFVGAALSSVIWHWERVNGSWQVQPVIEVPAIELEGWPFPVPSLITDLLVSMDDRYLYFSNWLHGDIRQYDISDPAHPRLTGQVWCGGLLGKAQPVKGHELVGGPQMLQLSLDGRRLYVTNSLYSSWDNQFYPELARRGSYLLQIDCDPEHGGMKINENFYVDFGQEPAGPARAHEMRYPGGDCTSDIWI; the protein is encoded by the coding sequence ATGAGCGCTGGAGAACATCACGAGCATGCCCACCATCCAGCAGAGCACGAGCATCATGAGCATCATGAGCACAACGGGGCGGCCTGTGGGCCGGGCTACGCCTCGCCCGAAGAGGCGACCAGGGCGCCACGGGAGCAGGTGCTCTATACCATTGCCCTGCACGTTGGCACCGGCGTTGAAGCTCCCGACTACCTGGCCACCATCGACGTTGATCCCGACTCGCCCACCTATTCGCAGGTGATTCATCGCACCATCATGCCCTACGTCGGCGATGAGCTGCATCACTTTGGCTGGAACGCCTGCAGCTCCTGCCACGGCGACGCCCACAAGTCGCGGCGCTTCCTGGTGATCCCGGGCAACCGTTCCAGTCGCATCTACATCGTCGACACCCAGGACGAGCGGGCCCCTCGGCTGCACAACGTCATTGAGCCGGAAGAAATCAAGGCCAAGACCAACCTGAGCGCCCCACATACCGTGCACTGCCTGCCCGACGGCCATGTCATGATCTCGATGCTGGGCGACGGCGAGGGTAACGGCCCTGGCGGCTTCCTGCTCCTCGACGAGGAGTTCCGCATCGCCGGGCGCTGGGAGCAGAAAGCCGACGCCATGCGCTTCAACTACGACTTCTGGTATCAGCCGCGTCACAACGTCATGGTCAGCAGCGAGTGGGGAGCGCCGAAGACCTACTTCGACGGTTTCAATCTAGAGGATGTCCAGGCCGGCAAATACGGACGCCAGATTCATTTCTGGGACTGGCAGCGCCATGAGATCGTCCAGAGCGTCGACCTGGGCGAAAAAGGGCTGATCCCGCTGGAAGTGCGCTTTTATCACAATCCCGACAGCACGCATGGCTTCGTCGGCGCCGCCCTCAGCAGCGTCATCTGGCACTGGGAGCGCGTGAACGGGAGCTGGCAGGTGCAGCCGGTGATCGAGGTCCCAGCGATTGAACTGGAGGGCTGGCCCTTCCCCGTTCCCTCGCTCATCACCGACCTGCTGGTCTCGATGGACGACCGCTACCTGTATTTCTCGAACTGGCTGCACGGCGACATCCGCCAGTACGATATCAGCGATCCGGCCCATCCACGCCTGACCGGCCAGGTCTGGTGCGGCGGCCTGCTCGGCAAGGCTCAGCCGGTTAAAGGCCACGAGCTGGTCGGCGGACCACAGATGCTGCAGCTGAGTCTGGACGGGCGCCGGCTCTACGTGACGAACTCGCTCTACAGCAGCTGGGATAACCAGTTCTACCCCGAGCTGGCCAGGCGCGGCTCCTACCTGCTGCAGATCGACTGTGATCCCGAGCACGGCGGCATGAAGATCAACGAGAACTTTTACGTTGACTTCGGTCAGGAGCCAGCCGGACCGGCCCGCGCGCACGAGATGCGCTATCCAGGCGGCGACTGCACCTCAGACATCTGGATCTAA
- a CDS encoding COG4280 domain-containing protein yields MAWAILTAAFLASAVEFVEAFTIVLVVGLTINWRSSLVGAAAAAATLALLVGALGLALVYWIPLALLRLVIGILLILFGLKWLKKAILRYSGLKPLHDEEAIFEEQMAAMRARGEGPRSRLEPFGVALSYKTVLLEGLEVAFIVISFGSSALTPSCSAGCALGTATLGAGAAGLLVVLIGLLLQTPLKRVPENTLKFLVGIMLTTFGTFWSGEGLGVNWPLEDAFLLVLAAFYLLCSALLVLWLRSLARRRAVPGFSPAGLPEKGDR; encoded by the coding sequence ATGGCCTGGGCGATTCTGACCGCTGCCTTCCTGGCCTCGGCGGTCGAATTTGTCGAAGCCTTCACCATTGTGCTCGTTGTGGGATTGACCATAAACTGGCGCAGCTCGCTGGTTGGGGCTGCTGCTGCCGCCGCCACACTGGCCCTGCTGGTGGGCGCTCTGGGCCTGGCCCTCGTCTACTGGATTCCGCTCGCCCTGCTGCGCCTCGTAATTGGCATTCTGCTGATTCTTTTTGGCCTCAAGTGGCTCAAGAAGGCTATTCTACGCTATAGCGGCCTCAAGCCGTTGCACGATGAGGAGGCCATCTTCGAGGAACAGATGGCGGCTATGCGGGCGCGCGGGGAAGGACCGCGTTCTCGTCTAGAGCCGTTTGGCGTGGCGCTCTCCTACAAGACTGTCTTACTGGAGGGGCTGGAGGTGGCCTTTATCGTGATCTCCTTTGGCAGTAGCGCCCTCACTCCCAGCTGCAGCGCTGGCTGCGCCCTCGGCACCGCGACCCTGGGGGCTGGCGCTGCCGGGCTGTTGGTGGTGCTGATCGGGCTGTTGCTGCAGACCCCGCTCAAGCGCGTCCCGGAGAATACGCTCAAGTTTCTGGTTGGCATCATGCTGACCACCTTTGGCACTTTCTGGAGCGGTGAGGGTTTGGGCGTCAACTGGCCGCTAGAGGATGCCTTCCTGCTGGTGCTGGCCGCCTTCTACTTGCTCTGCTCCGCCCTGCTCGTGCTCTGGCTCAGGAGCCTGGCCCGCCGGCGTGCTGTCCCGGGCTTCAGCCCTGCCGGCCTGCCAGAGAAGGGAGACCGCTAA
- a CDS encoding Yip1 family protein, giving the protein MSWDPNQGGQVPQQPTPPPNPYETPVSPTPPPANPYQPPVNPYGPGPQPSTNPYMPPTSYGWQPGTYPPPVMAAPLPLGQALRELPGQYLRVASRPSAETFAQELGKASWDIIWVQLLGFAALFAIITFFTRLATSALLVSILPSAYISLIASANVASSLLSSLIYFVSLIGGFFILQGLIYLLAKAFNGQGNFLQQCYSGMLAYGPLLTILLAGSIIGIIPFVNILVLIVELIASIYAIVLLVFATMGSQRLPGGPASAAVLIPVGGLMLLACCGLLGLVALIAAAVRTSY; this is encoded by the coding sequence ATGAGCTGGGACCCCAACCAGGGTGGGCAGGTACCGCAGCAGCCGACGCCCCCCCCAAACCCTTATGAGACACCTGTGTCGCCCACACCACCGCCTGCCAATCCGTATCAGCCGCCTGTCAATCCCTACGGGCCTGGGCCTCAACCCTCAACGAACCCGTATATGCCCCCGACTTCCTACGGCTGGCAACCCGGTACCTACCCGCCGCCAGTCATGGCCGCGCCGCTGCCGTTGGGCCAGGCCCTGCGCGAGCTGCCAGGCCAGTACCTGCGCGTGGCCTCGCGCCCATCAGCGGAGACATTTGCGCAGGAGCTGGGAAAGGCTTCCTGGGATATCATTTGGGTGCAGCTTCTGGGATTCGCAGCGCTGTTCGCCATTATTACCTTCTTTACCAGGCTGGCCACCAGTGCTCTGCTCGTGAGCATTCTTCCCAGCGCCTACATCTCCCTGATAGCCTCGGCCAACGTTGCCAGCTCGCTGCTCTCTTCGCTGATCTACTTTGTCTCACTGATTGGTGGCTTCTTCATTCTTCAAGGGCTGATCTACCTGCTGGCCAAAGCCTTCAACGGGCAGGGCAACTTTCTGCAGCAATGCTACAGCGGCATGCTCGCCTATGGACCGTTATTGACCATTCTCCTTGCCGGTAGCATCATTGGGATCATTCCTTTCGTCAATATTCTCGTCTTGATTGTGGAGCTGATTGCCTCCATTTATGCCATTGTTCTGCTGGTTTTTGCGACGATGGGCAGCCAGCGCCTGCCGGGTGGCCCGGCGAGCGCAGCGGTGTTGATCCCCGTCGGCGGCCTCATGTTGCTGGCCTGCTGTGGCCTCCTAGGGCTGGTAGCGCTCATTGCCGCCGCAGTCAGGACCTCCTACTAA